A section of the Felis catus isolate Fca126 chromosome B2, F.catus_Fca126_mat1.0, whole genome shotgun sequence genome encodes:
- the MCCD1 gene encoding mitochondrial coiled-coil domain protein 1: MVLPLPWLSCCCRRLLPSWPLGPQGSWRCCSQSPKASTKEQTSSTCSEKMRSPPRGPRPSPTAELAQAEELLEQQLELYQALLEGQEGAWEAQALVLKIQKLKEQMRRHRESLGDA, encoded by the exons AtggtcctccctctgccctggctctcATGTTGCTGCCGTCGCCTCCTGCCTTCCTGGCCCCTGGGGCCCCAGGGTTCCTGGAGGTGCTGCTCCCAGAGCCCTAAGGCAAGCACAAAAGAGCAGACCAGCTCCACATGCAGTGAGAAGATGAGGTCACCGCCAAGG GGTCCCCGGCCCAGCCCCACAGCTGAGCTGGCCCAAGCTGAAGAGTTGCTGGAGCAGCAGCTGGAGCTGTACCAGGCCCTTCTGGAAGGGCAAGAAGGGGCTTGGGAAGCACAGGCCCTGGTGCTCAAGATCCAGAAGCTGAAGGAACAGATGAGGAGACATCGAGAGAGCCTAGGAGACGCCTAA
- the DDX39B gene encoding spliceosome RNA helicase DDX39B: MAENDVDNELLDYEEDEVETAAGGDGAEAPAKKDVKGSYVSIHSSGFRDFLLKPELLRAIVDCGFEHPSEVQHECIPQAILGMDVLCQAKSGMGKTAVFVLATLQQLEPVTGQVSVLVMCHTRELAFQISKEYERFSKYMPNVKVAVFFGGLSIKKDEEVLKKNCPHIVVGTPGRILALARNKSLNLKHIKHFILDECDKMLEQLDMRRDVQEIFRMTPHEKQVMMFSATLSKEIRPVCRKFMQDPMEIFVDDETKLTLHGLQQYYVKLKDNEKNRKLFDLLDVLEFNQVVIFVKSVQRCIALAQLLVEQNFPAIAIHRGMPQEERLSRYQQFKDFQRRILVATNLFGRGMDIERVNIAFNYDMPEDSDTYLHRVARAGRFGTKGLAITFVSDENDAKILNDVQDRFEVNISELPDEIDISSYIEQTR; the protein is encoded by the exons ATGGCAGAGAACGATGTGGACAATGAGCTCTTGGACTATGAAGAAGATGAGGTGGAGACAGCAGCAGGGGGAGACGGGGCTGAGGCCCCTGCCAAGAAGGATGTCAAGGGCTCCTATGTCTCCATTCACAGCTCTGGCTTTCGTGACTTCCTACTGAAGCCAGAGTTGCTCCGGGCCATTGTTGACTGTGGCTTTGAGCATCCGTCAGAAG TCCAGCATGAGTGCATCCCTCAGGCCATTTTGGGAATGGATGTTCTATGCCAGGCCAAGTCAGGCATGGGAAAGACAGCAGTGTTTGTGCTGGCCACACTGCAACAGCTGGAGCCGGTTACTGGACAG gTGTCTGTGCTGGTGATGTGTCATACTCGGGAGTTGGCTTTTCAGATCAGCAAGGAGTATGAGCGCTTTTCTAAATACATGCCCAATGTCAAG GTCGCGGTGTTTTTTGGTGGTCTGTCTATCAAGAAGGATGAAGAGGTGCTGAAGAAGAACTGCCCGCATATCGTCGTGGGGACCCCTGGCCGCATCCTAGCCCTGGCTCGAAATAAGAGCCTCAATCTCAAACACATTAAACACTTTATCTTGGATGAGTGTGATAAGATGCTTGAACAGCTCG ACATGCGTCGGGATGTCCAGGAAATTTTTCGCATGACCCCCCATGAGAAGCAGGTCATGATGTTCAGTGCTACCTTGAGCAAAGAGATCCGTCCAGTCTGCCGCAAGTTCATGCAAGAC ccaaTGGAGATCTTCGTGGATGATGAGACGAAGCTGACGCTGCATGGGTTGCAGCAGTACTACGTGAAACTGAAGGACAACGAGAAGAACCGGAAGCTCTTTGACCTTCTCGATGTCCTTGAGTTCAATCAG GTGGTGATCTTTGTGAAGTCTGTGCAGCGTTGCATTGCCCTGGCCCAGCTTCTAGTGGAGCAGAACTTCCCAGCCATTGCCATCCACCGAGGGATGCCCCAGGAGGAGAG GCTTTCTCGGTATCAGCAGTTTAAAGATTTTCAACGACGAATTCTTGTGGCCACCAACCTATTTGGCCGAGGCATGGACATTGAACGGGTGAACATTGCTTTCAACTATGACATGCCTGAGGATTCTGACACCTACCTGCATCGG gTGGCCCGAGCAGGCCGGTTTGGCACCAAGGGCTTGGCCATCACGTTTGTGTCAGATGAAAACGATGCCAAGATCCTCAATGATGTGCAGGATCGCTTTGAAGTCAATATTAGTGAGCTGCCTGATGAGATAGACATTTCCTCCTACA TTGAACAGACGCGGTAG